Proteins encoded in a region of the Megalops cyprinoides isolate fMegCyp1 chromosome 3, fMegCyp1.pri, whole genome shotgun sequence genome:
- the LOC118774721 gene encoding rho-related GTP-binding protein RhoG-like: MQTIKCVVVGDGAVGKTCLLISYTTNAFPEEYIPTVFDNYSAQMSVDGRTVSLNLWDTAGQEEYDRLRTLSYPQTNVFIICFSIGSPSSHANVRHKWHPEVSHHCPSVPVLLVGTKRDLRSDSETVAKLKEQGLAPTTPQQGSALAKQIGAVKYMECSALLQEGVREVFAEAVRAVLYPATKKSPKKCILL; encoded by the coding sequence ATGCAGACAATCAAGTGTGTGGTGGTGGGCGACGGGGCAGTAGGAAAGACCTGCCTGCTCATCTCCTACACGACCAACGCCTTCCCCGAGGAGTACATCCCCACTGTCTTCGACAACTACAGCGCCCAGATGAGCGTGGACGGGCGCACCGTCAGCCTCAACCTGTGGGACACGGCGGGCCAGGAGGAGTACGACCGCCTGCGCACACTCTCCTACCCGCAGACCAACGTCTTCATCATCTGCTTCTCCATCGGCAGCCCCTCGTCCCACGCCAACGTGCGGCACAAGTGGCACCCCGAGGTGTCGCACCACTGCCCCAGCGTGCCAGTTCTGCTCGTGGGCACCAAGCGGGACCTGCGGTCCGACAGTGAAACAGTAGCTAAGctaaaggagcagggcttggcCCCCACTACCCCCCAGCAAGGCAGCGCGCTGGCCAAGCAGATCGGTGCCGTGAAGTATATGGAGtgctctgcactgctgcaggAGGGTGTGCGGGAGGTGTTTGCCGAGGCTGTGCGAGCCGTGCTCTACCCTGCCACTAAGAAGAGCCCCAAGAAATGCATCCTCCTATAG
- the nsdhl gene encoding sterol-4-alpha-carboxylate 3-dehydrogenase, decarboxylating: MATRIRPSSKRCAVIGGSGFLGRYLVEQLLDRGYSVSVFDIRQTYQLPGVTFHQGDLCDKQALLAALQGVSLVFHCASPAPSCDDRALFHRVNVNGTQTVIQACQEAGVQKMVLTSSASVVYEGTDIKDGTEDLPYAKKPIDYYTETKIQQERLVLEACDTEKGFLTVAIRPHGIFGPRDPQLVPILVDTARRGKMKCIIGDGKNLVDFTFVENVVHGHILAAERLRPESPLCGKAYHITNDEPVRFWDFMSQVLVGLGYDPPRYRLPYCLVYTLALLLWLLVLLLRPVLQLRPTFTPMRVALAGTHHYYSCARAKRDMGYQPLVSLKDGIARTVESYSHIRKGV, translated from the exons ATGGCCACAAGGATACGACCG AGTAGCAAACGGTGCGCAGTCATTGGTGGTTCAGGGTTCCTTGGGAGATACCTGGTGGAGCAGTTACTGGATCGAGGTTACAGTGTCTCAGTGTTCGACATTCGCCAGACATATCAACTCCCCGGGGTTACCTTCCACCAGGGGGACCTGTGTGACAAGCAG GCTTTGCTTGCAGCTTTGCAGGGTGTGTCACTGGTGTTCCATTGTGCCTCGCCTGCTCCCTCATGTGATGACCGGGCCCTCTTCCACAGGGTCAATGTCAATGGGACACAAACAGTGATACAAGCCTGTCAGGAGGCAGGTGTACAG AAAATGGTCCTGACCAGCAGTGCCAGTGTTGTGTATGAAGGCACAGACATTAAGGATGGAACGGAAGATCTGCCCTATGCCAAGAAGCCTATTGATTACTATACAGAAACCAAGATCCAACAAGAGAGG CTGGTTTTGGAGGCTTGTGACACTGAGAAAGGGTTCCTCACTGTTGCCATTCGTCCTCACGGGATCTTCGGCCCTCGAGACCCCCAGCTTGTCCCTATCCTAGTGGACACAGCCCGTCGGGGAAAGATGAAGTGCATTATTGG tgATGGGAAAAATCTGGTGGACTTCACCTTCGTGGAGAATGTCGTGCATGGACATATCTTGGCTGCAGAGCGCTTGCGGCCTGAATCCCCTCTTTGTGGCAAG GCATATCACATTACGAATGATGAGCCTGTGCGTTTCTGGGACTTCATGTCCCAGGTCTTGGTGGGGCTCGGTTACGACCCTCCTCGATACCGTCTGCCCTACTGCCTGGTGTACACTTTGGCTCTGCTGCTAtggctgctggtgctgctcctGCGTCCTGTTCTACAGCTGCGACCCACATTCACACCTATGCGCGTGGCCCTTGCCGGCACACACCACTACTACAGCTGCGCTCGTGCTAAGCGGGACATGGGCTACCAGCCGCTCGTCAGCCTGAAGGACGGAATTGCTCGCACTGTGGAGAGCTACTCTCATATACGTAAAGGAGTCTGA